A region from the Drosophila takahashii strain IR98-3 E-12201 chromosome 2L, DtakHiC1v2, whole genome shotgun sequence genome encodes:
- the LOC108062541 gene encoding protein PET117 homolog, mitochondrial, translating into MSTASRITLGMAVSVSTAIIGYVHYKQSADRLRLHDGVLRDVEQQQRRKHENTYTLQQQIDMTKQLRAREASSSSSDTPVPPSNSASQRNLQAGTEATPNVQEPELQQHPEQPGAEGTGDAEASQAEAATQDAPSIRRGLITEMPSFVH; encoded by the exons ATGTCGACCGCTTCGCGGATTACCTTGGGCATGGCGGTCTCTGTTTCCACGGCGATCATAGGTTATGTGCACTATAAACAATCGGCAGACCG CCTGCGGCTCCACGATGGTGTTTTGAGGGATgtagagcagcagcagcggcggaaGCACGAGAATACCTACACGCTGCAGCAGCAAATAGACATGACCAAGCAGCTGAGGGCCAGGGAGGCTTCCAGCAGCTCCTCCGACACGCCAGTACCTCCATCGAACTCCGCCTCGCAGAGGAATCTTCAAGCGGGAACGGAGGCCACGCCGAATGTCCAGGAACCCGAACTGCAGCAGCATCCGGAGCAACCAGGAGCCGAGGGAACCGGGGATGCAGAGGCATCACAGGCTGAAGCAGCCACTCAGGATGCACCCTCCATCAGACGTGGCTTGATCACCGAAATGCCCTCCTTTGTGCACTAA